In Sphingobacterium sp. SRCM116780, the genomic stretch AACAGTTGACGGGGAAACTTATTTTTTACCGACCCCATTTATTGTATTTGCGACACAGAATCCAATTGAGCACGAAGGAACTTACCGACTTCCAGAGGCACAACTAGATCGTTTTCTATTTAAAATAGATGTTCATTATCCTGATCAAGAACAAGAATTACTGATTTTAAAGGAGCACCATCTACAAAAAGCACAAGATAAGGAAGCGTTGGTGCAACAGGTGGTGTCTTCACAAGAAATTGCTGATTTTCAGCGGTTGATCAAATCCATATTTGTACATGATGAAATCTTGGTTTATATCGCTCATTTGATTTCCAAGACAAGAAACAATCCTAATTTGACTTTGGGTGCATCGCCCAGAGCTTCAATTGCTATTTTAGAAGCAGCAAAAGCATCTGCAGCATTAAACGGTCGTGATTTTGTAACACCTGAGGACATTAAAAAAGTTGCTTTTGCTGTCTTAGGACATCGCGTTATGCTGACTCCTGAAAAGGAAATGGAAGGTTTTACGACAGATTATATCATTGATCAAATCATTGCCAGTATAGAAATTCCGAGATAATGAAGAAGATTAAACAACTGTATTTCACAAATCGATTTTTCTATGGTCTGTTGATTATGGCAGCACTTTTTGTTATTTCATTCTTTGTGAAAGTGTTGTTTATTCCAGTGGCTGTCCTTTTTTGGATCTTAGCTGCTGTGTTGATCTGGGACTTGGTGTTCTTATTTTCTGGTAAAGGAAGTGTTTCTATCCTACGGAATTATCCAGAAAAGTTTTCTAATGGTGATGAAAATCCACTTGTTATCAAAGCAGAAAGTCGATATCCTCGACGGGTGTTTGTTCGTATATTAGAAGAATTTCCAGTAGAATTACAGGTTCGAGATAAAAACTTTGAAATTACATTGACTCCTTTTCTAGAAAAGGAAATTCAGTATAGTCTGAAATTTACACGTCGGGGTATTTATTCTTTTGGGAAATGTTTCGCTATGGTTCGATTTTTAGGCTTTTTTGAAAGAAAGTTTGTAACAAATGATACCTTAAGCATTCCATGTTATCCTTCTTTTATTCAATTACGTAAATATCAGCTTTTAGCTACGACCAATCGATTAAATGAAATGGGCGTTAAGCGCATTCGAAGAATTGGTGCAGCTATGGAGTTTGATCATGTGCGTGATTATGTGCAAGGAGATGATTATAGAAGGATGAATTGGAAAGCTTCTGCGAAAGTAAAGAAATTGATGGTGAATCAATTTGAGGAAGAAAAATCGCAACCTATTTATAGTTTCATTGACACTGGCCGAGCGATGCGCATGCCTTTTGAAGAAATGACATTATTGGATTATTCCATTAATGCTACCTTGGTTTTATCCAATGCGGCGATTTTAAAACATGATCGTGCAGGTATGCTTACTTTTTCAAAAGAAATAGGTAATCAGGTCGTTGCGGAAAAACGTAATAATCAAATGATGCGGATTTCGGAGGCACTCTATCATACTCAAACAGAGTTTCAAGAATCCGAATTTGGCAATTTATATACTTACGCGAATAAACATATTAATAAACGGTCTCTCATCTTTATTTACACCAATTTTGAAACGTTGGATGCCCTAAATAGACAATTGGCCTATTTAAGAATGCTTAATCGTTCTCATATTTTGGTGGTTATCGTGTTTAAAAATACAGAATTGGATGAACTAGCGAAGAGTTCTCCCCGCAGAACGATTGAAATATATAATCAAATCATTGCTGAGAAATTTATATATGAAAAAAATCTCATTATTCAAGAGTTGCATAGAAATGGTATTCAAACAATTTATACAGCACCAGAAAATCTAACCATTAATTCGATTAATAAATACTTAGAGATTAAAGCCAGAGGTCTTATCTAGTCTGAAATACGCACAGAGACTAGAATGAGAACGACTACTCTATAATAAAAGACAGCAGGCTCATCAATATAATTGATGAGCCTGCTGTCTTTTATCGTGACGTTAGTTTAAACGACTATAAACCAAATGATGATTTGACTTGATCAACAAAGTCTAATTTCTCCCAGGTAAATAATTCAACCTCAATGACCTTTTTATCTCCATTAGAATTTTCAAACTCTTTTGTTACCTTTTTTGAAGTTCTGCCCATGTGACCATAGGCGGCTGTCTCCGAATAAATAGGATTCCGTAATCCCAATCGAGTTTCAATACCATAAGGTGTCATATCGAAAATTTCCGATATTTTTAAAGCTATTTGACTATCATTTAATCCTACTTTTCCTGTACCATATGTATTAACGTAGATTCCCATTGGATCTTTTACACCAATTGCATAAGAGATTTGAACGAGGATCTCATCAGCAATTCCTGCTGCTACTAAGTTTTTAGCGATATGACGAGTTGCATAGGCTGCAGAACGATCTACTTTAGATGGATCTTTACCTGAAAATGCACCACCACCATGTGCACCTTTACCCCCATAAGTATCTACAATAATTTTACGACCTGTTAATCCAGTATCTCCATGAGGTCCTCCAATGACGAATTTTCCTGTTGGGTTAATGTGAAATTTGATTTCATCATTAAATAATTCTTGCAATTCAGGTTTTAATTGTGCTTTTACCCGTGGAATTAAAATATTTTTAATATCAGCTGTAATTTTCTCACGCATTTCATCTTCTGTTGAAAAATCATCGTGTTGCGTGGATATGACAATTGTATCAATTCTAGCGGGTTTATGATCCTCCGTATATTCTAAAGTAACTTGAGATTTTGCATCTGGACGTAAATACGTAATTTCTTTATTTTCACGACGCAATGCGGCCAATTCATACAATAATCGATGCGAGAGATCCAATGCTAAAGGCATATAGTTATCAGTCTCATTGCTTGCATAACCAAACATGATCCCTTGATCTCCAGCTCCTTGATCTTGTCTCGTTTTGCGATCAACACCTTGGTTTATATCTGCTGATTGCTCATGGATTGCGGATAAAACACCACATGAGTTTGCTTCAAACATATACTCAGACTTGGTATAACCAATACGTTCTATTACTGATCGTGTTATTTTTTGAACGTCCAAATATATCTTTGATTTTACTTCTCCAGCAAGTACAACTTGTCCCGTTGTTACCAAAGTTTCAATTGCTACGCGTGCATCTTCGTCCCAAGCTAAAAAATTGTCGATTAATGCATCTGAAATTTGATCAGCAATTTTGTCTGGATGTCCCTCTGAAACAGATTCGGATGTAAATAAGTAAGCCATATTACCTTTTTAAATATTATTATATAATTAGGAATTTGCAGAGGAGAGCTTGTTTCAATAGAAATGTGCTAAATAGCTTCGCTATGTGATGGTTTTAGCACTTTTTTACTGTGGTTGCAATCTCCTGTTATATTCTCATTAAGAATAAACTACGCAAATCAGTCCACATTTTTTTGTCGGGACAAAACTACAATACTTTCAGCTAAGATTAAAATGATTTTTTGTAGAATATGTTAAAAATAACGAATGAACTTATCCATATCGAAGAATTTTGACATTGTTTTAAGAAATTAGTGAATTACTGTATATTTGATTTATGGGAGAACGAAAACGGATACTGTTTGTTATCAATCCAATTTCTGGGGGAAAAAGAAAAACGTCATTTAAGAAGCAAGTGTTAGATGTGCTTGATTTGCAGAAGTTTGATCCGACTTTTCAAGAGACTTCATATGCAAATCATGCTTATAAAATTGGTTTGCAGGCTGTTAAGGAGCAATATGATGCTGTGATAGCGGTTGGAGGTGATGGAACAATAAACGAGTTGGGGTCAGCATTAGCAGAAACTGGAATACCATTAGGTATTGTTCCAGAAGGATCGGGTAATGGGCTTGCATTATATTTAGGAATCCCTTTGAATGAAACTGCTGCAATTCGTCGTATCAATAGATTTGAATTTGTAGAGGTTGATTGTGGTACTATTAATAATAGAAAATTTTTTAATATTGCAGGTTTAGGTTTTGATGCATCTGTTAGTGAAAACTTTGCAAATGAAAATATTCGTGGCACCTTGGGCTACATGAAGTCCGCCATTAATGTTTTAAGTAAATATAAACCGTGTGATTATAAAATATGGATTGATGGACAAACGTATGAACGTAAGGCATTTATGATTTCTGTTGCTAATTCTCCACAATATGGTAATAACGCCTATATTGCACCCAATGCATCTGTGAATGATGGTATATTGGATGTTTGTATTGTTCATCAATTTCCAATGTATATTCTACCAAAAATGTTATTTCATTTATTTAATAAATCGGCTGATCAATCGGATTATGTTGAAATAATACCAGGTCGAAATATTAAAATTGAAACGATAAAAAAATCAGTTGTTCATATTGATGGTGAGCCAGTTGACTTAGGAGATTGTTTAAATATTGGTATTATTCCGAAAGCATTGAAAGTTATTTGTTAAATAAAGTTATGAGTAAAAGTAAGAAACAGCCCTATGAAGGCGTTGTATATTCAACAGACAACAGTTTTGAATATCAGTTTTCAGATTTATTTCAAGATATTGAAACATTGCCTAATCAACAACAGCAACTTAAAGTCCAGTTAGATCGTAAAATGCGAAAAGGGAAAGTCGTGACCTTAGTTACTGGTTTCAAAGGGAAAGTTGAAGACTTAGAGACATTAGGCAAGTTTTTAAAACAAAAATGTGGTGTTGGTGGAAGTGCTAAGGATAATGAAATTATGATACAAGGCGAGTTTAAGCAGAAAATTGCCGACTTGTTACTTTCTGAAGGATATAAGGTAAAATTGGTTGGAGGTTAGTATTTCATTATGCTGACCCAAAAAGACTTTTATTCAATAAAACTATCTCTTGTAAATGGTTGTAAGTTAATTGATAATGCTTGTTTAAACTTCTTTAATAGGTCTGTTTTTGACTCTCAAAAAGTGAGTGAGCGGTTACTTGAATTTTAAATTAAATCGATAATTTTCTTGCATATCAAAAAAAAAATGGTTTTCATTGTAAAAAATTTATTGCTTTGTCCTGATAAACGGGTATTGTTTTAAATAAAAAGCAGGAACCGCTGAGGTCATAACTGAATATTAAGAAAATGTTAATAAAATTTAAACTCTTTTTTATGTTTCCAATATATTTGGCTTTAAGATTTTAAATATGACATAAAAGACTATATTTGTTTGGTAAAAGCTAAATGAATATCATTACAAAAGCATATAATTAAAAAAACATATTATATTTAACAACAGTAAAACACTAAAAATTAAAAAAATGGCAAACGCACCTAAAACAAGTCCTGCTGCAAACCAAGAGAGCAATAATTCAGGTTCTTTCTTTGCACAAGCTGCAATTATCATTTGTTTCATTATCGGTTACCTTTTATGGAAATTTGTGATGGGTAGTCCTTCAAACTTTATCGATAGTAATCCAGAAAATCAACCTCTTCCAGGTAACTACTTAGGAATGGTTTATCACGCAGGTGCTGTAGTACCAGTTTTATTAGGTTTATTCTTAATGGTATGGGTATTCTCTATTGAGCGTTTTATCGTAATCGGAAAAGCTTCTGGAACAGGAAATGTTGGTAATTTCGTAAGAAAAGTACAAACGTTAATCAATGGCGGTAATTTAGATTCAGCTATTGCTGAGTGTGACAAACAAAAAGGTTCTGTTGCAAATGTAATCAAAGCTGGTTTAACGAAATACAAAGCTGTTTCTGTTGATACTGCAGTCGATACAGAAAAAGCGACAATTGCAATCCAAAAAGAAATTGAAGAAACAACAGCATTAGAAATGCCAATGTTAGAGAAAAACTTAAACGTGATCGCTACATTAGTTTCTATCGGTACATTAACAGGTTTATTGGGTACAGTAACAGGTATGATCAAGGCCTTCAGTGCACTGGCAACTGGTGGTACTCCTGACTCTGCAAAATTAGCAAATGGTATCTCTGAGGCCTTAATTAATACAGCTACAGGTATTGGTACATCTACAATTGCGATTGTAATGTATAATATCTTAACAGCTAAAATTGATAAATTAACATATTCAATCGACGAGGCTGGTTTCTCAATCGTACAAACTTACGCTGCGAACCATAAATAGTAATTATATGATTTTTGAAATTATTTTATGGAA encodes the following:
- a CDS encoding AAA family ATPase, producing the protein MSEFEKYMPFENRLDLTVLYAKMTAVKAEVKKVIVGQDQLLDMLLISILASGHSLIEGLPGVAKTLSAKLVSKTIASDFKRIQFTPDLMPSDVTGSSILDLKTNEFIFKKGPIFANIILIDEINRAPAKTQASLFESMAERQVTVDGETYFLPTPFIVFATQNPIEHEGTYRLPEAQLDRFLFKIDVHYPDQEQELLILKEHHLQKAQDKEALVQQVVSSQEIADFQRLIKSIFVHDEILVYIAHLISKTRNNPNLTLGASPRASIAILEAAKASAALNGRDFVTPEDIKKVAFAVLGHRVMLTPEKEMEGFTTDYIIDQIIASIEIPR
- a CDS encoding DUF58 domain-containing protein, whose translation is MKKIKQLYFTNRFFYGLLIMAALFVISFFVKVLFIPVAVLFWILAAVLIWDLVFLFSGKGSVSILRNYPEKFSNGDENPLVIKAESRYPRRVFVRILEEFPVELQVRDKNFEITLTPFLEKEIQYSLKFTRRGIYSFGKCFAMVRFLGFFERKFVTNDTLSIPCYPSFIQLRKYQLLATTNRLNEMGVKRIRRIGAAMEFDHVRDYVQGDDYRRMNWKASAKVKKLMVNQFEEEKSQPIYSFIDTGRAMRMPFEEMTLLDYSINATLVLSNAAILKHDRAGMLTFSKEIGNQVVAEKRNNQMMRISEALYHTQTEFQESEFGNLYTYANKHINKRSLIFIYTNFETLDALNRQLAYLRMLNRSHILVVIVFKNTELDELAKSSPRRTIEIYNQIIAEKFIYEKNLIIQELHRNGIQTIYTAPENLTINSINKYLEIKARGLI
- the metK gene encoding methionine adenosyltransferase, with the translated sequence MAYLFTSESVSEGHPDKIADQISDALIDNFLAWDEDARVAIETLVTTGQVVLAGEVKSKIYLDVQKITRSVIERIGYTKSEYMFEANSCGVLSAIHEQSADINQGVDRKTRQDQGAGDQGIMFGYASNETDNYMPLALDLSHRLLYELAALRRENKEITYLRPDAKSQVTLEYTEDHKPARIDTIVISTQHDDFSTEDEMREKITADIKNILIPRVKAQLKPELQELFNDEIKFHINPTGKFVIGGPHGDTGLTGRKIIVDTYGGKGAHGGGAFSGKDPSKVDRSAAYATRHIAKNLVAAGIADEILVQISYAIGVKDPMGIYVNTYGTGKVGLNDSQIALKISEIFDMTPYGIETRLGLRNPIYSETAAYGHMGRTSKKVTKEFENSNGDKKVIEVELFTWEKLDFVDQVKSSFGL
- a CDS encoding diacylglycerol/lipid kinase family protein; protein product: MGERKRILFVINPISGGKRKTSFKKQVLDVLDLQKFDPTFQETSYANHAYKIGLQAVKEQYDAVIAVGGDGTINELGSALAETGIPLGIVPEGSGNGLALYLGIPLNETAAIRRINRFEFVEVDCGTINNRKFFNIAGLGFDASVSENFANENIRGTLGYMKSAINVLSKYKPCDYKIWIDGQTYERKAFMISVANSPQYGNNAYIAPNASVNDGILDVCIVHQFPMYILPKMLFHLFNKSADQSDYVEIIPGRNIKIETIKKSVVHIDGEPVDLGDCLNIGIIPKALKVIC
- a CDS encoding translation initiation factor, translated to MSKSKKQPYEGVVYSTDNSFEYQFSDLFQDIETLPNQQQQLKVQLDRKMRKGKVVTLVTGFKGKVEDLETLGKFLKQKCGVGGSAKDNEIMIQGEFKQKIADLLLSEGYKVKLVGG
- a CDS encoding MotA/TolQ/ExbB proton channel family protein, producing MANAPKTSPAANQESNNSGSFFAQAAIIICFIIGYLLWKFVMGSPSNFIDSNPENQPLPGNYLGMVYHAGAVVPVLLGLFLMVWVFSIERFIVIGKASGTGNVGNFVRKVQTLINGGNLDSAIAECDKQKGSVANVIKAGLTKYKAVSVDTAVDTEKATIAIQKEIEETTALEMPMLEKNLNVIATLVSIGTLTGLLGTVTGMIKAFSALATGGTPDSAKLANGISEALINTATGIGTSTIAIVMYNILTAKIDKLTYSIDEAGFSIVQTYAANHK